Below is a window of Paenibacillus bovis DNA.
AGTACATTTTCGGATTCTGTGGTATGCAGGCGGAATGTATGATCGTCTTGTTCCGAAATCAGTCGGTTCATTTCCCTTCTGGCTTTTAGCGATAAAATACGCTGAACCGACTCATCAATACGCGCTTCGGTCAATCTGCCTTCATCTACAGCTGTACGAACCGCTTGGATAGCAGCCACCTGATCGGACATCGTATGACTGACCAGCAGCAAATCAGCACCTGCCTGCAGCGATCGTACTGCTGCTTCCGGAATAGGAAAGTGCTTGGCAATAGCATGCATTTCCAGACAGTCCGTAATGATCAATCCCTGAAATCCCATCTTCTCCCGCAGCAGACCGGTTAATACTGCCGCAGATAGCGTTGCCGGAATCTGTTCCGTCTCAAATGCCGGAAATATTACATGAGCAGACATAATCAAATCTACGCCAACGTCGATAGCACGCTGAAAAGGAAGTAATTCTACATTCTCCAATCTGTTTCTGCCATGAGGCACAGAAGCCAGCCCATAATGGGAATCTACATCCGTATCTCCATGTCCGGGAAAATGTTTGGCTGTTGCAGCGACCTGTTCCGCCTGCATAGCCATGATCGCTGCAGCTCCATGCTCGGCTACTTTGCCCGGCTTTTCGGAATAGGATCTTACCCCGATTACCGGATTACGGGGATTGTTATTCACATCGATACAGGGAGCCAGGTTGAGATTAATCCCCAGCGTACGAAGCTCTCGTGCACTGATAGCAGCCACCTGACCTGTTAGTTTTGGATCGTCTGCTGCACCAAGCGACATATTGCCCGGAATCAGACTAAGTTCTTCCCGATCAATCCGGCTAACCATGCCACCTTCCTGATCAATCGAAATTAATAAAGGAGGCAGACCTTGACGAATGGCTATCTGCTGAAGACTAGCTGATAATTCTTGAATTTGCTGCGGTGTCCCTATATTGCGGCGGAAATAGATGACTCCGCCCATCGCATACTGCTCAATCAATATTGTCACTTGCTCATCCGGCACAATATCATGAAATCCGCCTATAAATAACTGTCCGATTTTCTGGTCAAGCGTCAGATCCGATAACTGAATCCTATTCATGTATATCCTCCCTGTATCATGGACTGGTTATGCCTCTTCAGTATACGAGCAAGCTCATGTGACAACAAGAACATGTCTTCCTGCTGATTAGACTAAATAATCACCTTCCCTATTACCGCAATACTAGCAACAAACAGGAAAAAGCCTCTCTATCCCAAAGGACAGAAAGGCTGATTCCGGCACATGTCTGTTGTGATTCCCATCCTGCATCCCCCCGAATGCATTCCGACCCAATCATCTGCAGCCCATATTTCATTTTGCATATCGATCCTGCAGCAGCATGTACATTAACCTGTATCTTGTGCGTATATTGGAGCACTTATACGTATAAGTTATACGCAGGTCGCCTGGCGGCGTCCTTGTTCGATCAGGCGATAGGCACGTTCTACTTCTTCGTCAGTCGGAGAAGGCACGCCATCCAGCGGATAGATGCGGCCCAGCGACTGCCATTTGTAAATGCCCATCTGGTGATAAGGAAGGATTTCGAATTTTTCTACACCTTTGAGAGTGCCGATAAATTCACCCAATGCAATCAGATCTTCTTCAGCATCGTGAATGCCGGGTACAAACACATGGCGTATCCACATTTTGCGCTCATGATCCGATAACCACTGTGCCAGTTTCAGCGTGCGCTCATTGGATACTCCGGTGAGCTTTTTGTGTTTTTCGTTATTAATATGCTTCAGATCCAGCATAACCAGATCAGTCACTTCCAGCAGTTCATGAATCTTTTCCCCATCATTGTATCCGTTACTATCCAGGGTAGTATGCAGATTCCAGCGTTCTTTTACCGCTTTGAACAATGCTTTGACAAAAGGAGCCTGAAGAGTCGGTTCGCCGCCCGATACGGTAAGTCCACCGCCGGAGCTGCGGTAGTAATTCAGGTAAGGCTCAATCTCAGCCAGCACTTCTTCCAGCTGCATCACCTTGCCTCCGTCCAGATTCCAGGTATCGGGATTATGACAATACTGGCATTGCATCAGACACCCCTGCATAAATAATACGAAACGAATACCTGGACCATCGACAGTACCGAATGTTTCCAGCGAGTGAACACGGCCTGTTACCATGATCATTCAGCCCCTTTCCTTGTGGTGTGATTTGCCACTGCTGCTTCAGATAGAAATTAGCGGGATTTTTAGAGTGACACCGCTTCGAGTAAATGGATTGCTCTTCTGCCGCTTGTTGTGGCAGGATATCTGGAATGACTGCTGAAGCAGTCGATATCCTGGCACAAAGGCGGCGTCAGAGCAATTCCATTTACTCTCCGCTCAGTGTCGGGAGAAACACTAATTTCTAAAAGAATTGCAGTTGGCAAGCATTGGTGCGGTAATTTGAATATATTTTTTGGATGCTCTTTTGTACTTTTTATTGCATTTTGCACGTTCTATTACATTGCGTTGTGGAATGTGCGGTTGATGACATCCAGCTGTTGTTCGCGTGTCAGTTTGATAAAGTTAACGGCATATCCGGATACGCGGATTGTCAGCTGTGGATAGTTTTCCGGGTGATCCATCGCGTCGATCAGCTGCTCACGGTCAAAGACGTTGACGTTCAGGTGATGAGCGTCGCTGCCAAAGTAGCCGTCAAGCATAGCTACCAGATTGGATTTGCGGATTTCTTCTTCTTTGCCCAGTGCTTTTGGTACGATCGAGAAGGTATTGGAGATACCATCCAGGCTGTGTTCGTATGGTAGTTTGGCAACAGAGCTCAGGGATGCCAGGGCACCTTTTTTATCACGTCCGTGCATTGGGTTGGCACCAGGTGCGAATGGTTCGCCTGCTTTACGTCCATCTGGTGTAGTACCCGTTTTCTTACCGTATACGACGTTGGAAGTAATAGTGAGTACGGATTGAGTCGGTACAGCTTCACGATACGTTTTGTGCTGGCGAATCATGCCCATGAATGTCTCAACGAGTTCAACAGCAATCTGGTCGACACGATCATCATTGTTACCGTAGCAAGGGAATTCGCCTTCGATTTCAAAGTCGACTGCAATGCCTTGCTCGTTACGAATTGGTTTGACTTTGGCATATTTGATAGCGCTCAGAGAATCGGCTGCTACTGATAGACCGGCAATACCACAAGCCATAGTGCGCAGAATATCACGGTCATGCAGTGCCATTTCGATACGTTCGTAGCTGTATTTGTCATGCATGTAGTGAATGATGTTCAGCGCATCCATGTATACTTTGGACAGCCATTGCATCATTGGTTTGTAGCGTGCGATTACTTCATCGTAGTCCAGATATTCAGAAGTGATCGCCGGGAATTCTGGTCCTACCTGAGCACCGGATTTCTCGTCTTTACCACCATTGATCGCATACAGCAGTGTTTTGGCCAGGTTGGCACGAGCACCGAAGAACTGCATTTGTTTACCGATACGCATTGCGGATACGCAGCAAGCAATACCGTAGTCATCGCCATAGATCGGACGCATCAGATCATCATTTTCATACTGGATCGAGCTGGTCTCGATCGATACTTTGGCACAGTATTTTTTGAAGCCTTCCGGCAGTTTTTCGGACCAGAGGACAGTCAGGTTTGGTTCCGGTGCAGGTCCCAGATTGTATAGGGTGTGCAGGAAGCGGAAGCTGCTCTTCGTTACTCTTGTTGTTCCGTCAACCGCCATACCACCGATCGACTCGGTTACCCAAGTTGGGTCACCACTGAACAGATCATTGTAATCCGGAGTACGCAGGAATTTGACAATACGCAGTTTCATTACGAAATGGTCAACCAGCTCCTGAGCTTGTTCTTCGTTCAGTGTACCTTCTTGCAGGTCACGCTGGATGTAAATATCCAGGAAAGAAGATACGCGTCCGAGAGACATTGCTGCACCGTTTTGTTCTTTGACGGCAGCCAGATAACCGAAGTACAGCCATTGGAAAGCTTCTTTGGCGTTTTGAGCCGGTTTGGAAATATCCATACCGTGAGCGGCTGCCATTTGTTTCAGTTCATTCAGTGCGCGGTACTGCTCGCTGATTTCTTCACGCAGGCGAATGGTTGCTTCATCCATGCCTTCGCCGATTGTTTGATCATGCTCTTGCTGTTTTTGTTTCATCAGGAAGTCTACGCCGTATAATGCTACCCGGCGATAGTCACCAATGATACGACCGCGACCGTAAGCATCTGGCAGACCAGTTACGATACCGGATTTACGGGCTGCACGAATCTCTGCAGTATAAGCATCGAATACACCCTGGTTATGTGTTTTGCGGATATTGGTGAATGTATCGACGATCGATTGCGGAACTTCAAAGCCGTAAGCTTTACAAGCATCGATGACCATCCGAATACCACCGTAAGGTTGAATAGAGCGTTTGAACGGCTCGTCTGTTTGTACACCGACGATTTGTTCTTTTTCTTTGTCCAGATAACCAGGACCGTGGGATGTGATCGAACCCGGAGTATTTACATCAACGTCCCATACGCCGCCTCTTTCACGTTCTTCTTTGGAGAGTTGAGATACAATTTTCCATAGATCATTTGTATTTTGAGTAGGTCCTGCCAGGAATGATTCATTTCCAAGGTAAGGATTGATATTCTCATCAATAAAGTTTTTAGTATCAACATGGTTGGTCCATTTGCCTTTGTTAAAACCTCTCCATGCATCCTGTTGTGATTGGTCCATTACATTTCTCTCGATTACCGACATTGATAATCCCTCCATAATTTGTGAATTTAATCACAAATGATATTGTGGCTGTACCTTGACTAAACATTGGACCGGCTACTGTGTGCTCCGGCTATGTCTTTATTATGACGGACAGACCTGTTTGAGTATGTGACATATATCACAAATAAAGAGACGAAATATGATTTTTATCACTTTCTGTCACTGGTACAGCACAATTTTAAATATATAACAGATTGATATGCTGCAGCTGAAGTTCTAGATTACAGAACAACATTTTGTTGCCGACTCCAGCCAAGCAGCAGTACAGCGGGCAATGAAATAGAGATACAGTTGCTGCAAGTTTGAAGTGTTCAAAATGATACTACATCACTTTGAAGAAAATAAGCGATAAAGTTATGGCTGCGTCATTACTTTGGAAGAAACACTTTACAGATTTGTTCTGTGCAGAAATGTGGTTGAAACGCTACTGATTCACTACTCATATAGCACTCATTCACCACTCCAGAAAGGAATAAGAGCTGCTCCTCCTGTTAAGCCTGGAGATTCTGAAGTGTTAGGGCAAAGGTGAATCTCCAGGCTTAAATGTCGTCACTGCCCTTATTTCCTTTCTTCCGTTCCGTGCTTATTGCATCATTAGAAGGTGCACGGTGCGACATCATTCTATTTTACTTTCATCATGCTAAATTTCCATCTATCACCCCCTCTCTGGTATGGATTAATGAGTACAAAAATACCTATACCGCTGCACATGAATTGGACTATTCATAGACTAGACTACTCGCAGCGAAGGTAAGGCAATTCTCCTTCAAGCCGACATTTAAGAATGGATATGTACCGCTGTAAGCGGTGATTCAGACATATCCATTCTTAACCGGAGGCCGGAAGGAGAATCCCTTGCCGGAGCGCTTGCTGCCTCCGCTCCCCATTAACCAGCCTCATCCATTCTTTTATTAATAAGCTCAAAAGTTGCAGTTGCAGCCCAATGATATGCGACTAAACAAAATAATAAAAGAATTGCTTCCACCTGCTGCGTACAGCAGCTAAATGGAAGCAATCCCGATTATCAATAAACTACGTTATACAATTATATGAGGTTTGCTGCTATTTATGAGCGGCTTGCATCGATCTGTGGTCTTACTCAAATTTACCGTAGAAAGCGTTACGGTATACATCAGCCAGTTCGGTTACCAGCGGCATTTTAGGATTGGCAGTTGTACATTGGTCTTCAAATGCACGGTCAGCCAGGTAATCGACATGTGCTTCAAAGTCTTTGGCATCAAAGCCCAGTGCTTCGAACGATTCAGGGATACCCAGTTTGCGGTTCAGATCGCGAATTGCGTTGATCAGGCTGGTTACACCTTCTTCGGTAGTACGTGCCGGCAGTCCCAGGATACGGGCAATTTCAGCGTAACGTTCGTCAGCGATAAAGTGCGAGTATTTAGGGAACGATGCGAATTTGGTAGGTTTTTTCGCATTGTAGCGGATAACATGCGGCATCAGGATCGCGTTGGTACGTCCATGTGCTGTATGGTATTGTCCGCCCCATTTGTGTGCCAGACTGTGGTTGATGCCCAGGAATGCGTTGGCAAAGGCCATACCGGCTATCGTCGAAGCATTATGCATTTTTTCACGAGCCAGTTTGTCGCCTTGCAGTGCCGACTGTTCCAGGTATTGGAAGACCAATTGGATCGCTTTGATCGCCAGACCATCAGTGTAGTCATTTGCCATATTCGATACATAGGCTTCAATCGCATGAGTTAGTACATCCATACCGGTATCGGCTACAGCTACACGTGGCAGGGAGTAGACAAATTCAGGGTCTACAATCGCTACGTCCGGAGTCAGCTCATAGTCTGCCAGAGGGTATTTGGTATTGCCTTTTTCTTTGTCTGTAATAACCGCGAACGAGGTAACTTCCGAACCTGTACCCGAAGTAGTAGGAATCGCTACGAATTGCGCTTTTTGTCCCAGATGCGGGTATTTGTAGATCCGTTTGCGGATATCCATGAATTTTTGTTTCAGGTTGTCAAATTCTACATCAGGATATTCGTAGAACAGCCACATGCCTTTGGCAGCATCCATTGGTGATCCGCCACCGAGTGCGATAATGCAGTCAGGCTGGAAGCGTTCCATCATTTGACGGCCGCGTTCTACTGTAGTTGTCGATGGATCCGGCTCTACATCGGAGAATACTTCGATCGCTACCGGTGTCTGACGTTGACGCAGGTAATGTTCTACTTTTTCGACATAGCCCAGTTGTACCATCATTGGGTCAGTAACGATGATAACGCGGCTGATGTTTGGCATTTTGGCCAGGTATTGAGTCGAACCTTTTTCAAAGTACACTTTGGAAGGAATCTTGAACCATTGCATATTCACGGTACGACGCGCCACCCTTTTCACGTTAATCAGATTGACTGCTGTTACATTGGAAGATGTCGAGTTACGGCCATACGATCCGCAGCCCAGTGTCAGGGAAGGCAGGTTCGTATTGTAAATGTCGCCGATGGCGCCATGTGTCGAAGGTGAATTCACGATGATACGTCCGGTTTGCAGACGATCTGCGAACTTCTGGATCACTTCATCATTGTTGGAATGGATAGCCGAAGAGTGACCCATACCACCGAATTCTACAATTTGTGCAGCACGTTCGATACCTTGTTCTGCCGTCTTCACTTTGTAACAAGCCAGTACAGGACTGAGTTTTTCAGCGGACAATGGATATTTGGTTCCTACACCTTCCAGTTCAGCGACCAGAATTTTGGTGCCTGCTGGAACAGTGATACCGCTCATTTCAGCGATTTTGGTTGCTGGTTGACCGACGATTGCCGGATTGACTGCACATTTCTCTACATTCATGGCACCTGCAGTCAGTTTGCCTACTTCTTCTTTACTCAGGAAGTAGCAACCGTTGTCGATCATCAGTTTTTTCACTTGCTCGAATACGGGTTCTTCGATGATCACAGCTTGTTCGGATGCACAGATCATACCGTTGTCAAACGATTTGGACAGAATCAAGTCGGTTACCGCTTGTTTGAGGTCTGCACTTTTCTCAATAAAGGCAGGTACGTTACCAGGACCTACGCCGAGTGCAGGTTTACCACAGCTGTAAGCCGCTTTGACCATTGCGCCGCCGCCAGTAGCGAGGATCAATGCAACATCAGGATGATTCATCAGTGCATTCGTTTTGTCCATGGAAGGATTATCGATCCACTGGATACAATCTGCAGGAGCGCCATGTTTGACAGCTGCTTCGAGCAGGATTCTTGCAGCTTCCTTACTACATTGCTGTGCAGATGGGTGGAAACCGAAGATAATCGGGTTACGCGTTTTGATGGCGATCAGTGCTTTGAACATGGTAGTCGATGTTGGGTTGGTTACAGGAGTGATCCCCATGATCGTACCAACCGGTTCAGCGATTTTCTGGAAGTTGTCGTATGCATTGTCTTCAATGATACCAACTGTTTTTTCGTTTTTGATGCTGTGATATATATATTCAGTCGCAAAGATGTTTTTGGTGATTTTGTCTTCATATACCCCTCTGCCTGTTTCTTCAACAGCCAGCTTGGCGAGATACATATGTTTGTCCAGTCCGGCAAGTGCCATAGCCTGTACAACTTCATCAATTTGTTCCTGATTCATTTTCATAAATGCGGCTTGTGCTTTGTTCGCTTTGTCAATCATTCTTTGAATTTCTTCCTGTGCAGTAACTTCTACGGTGCGAGTGGCATCATTTTTAACAGCCATTTCTCTCATCCTCCTCAGAATGTGTGGTGCTTTCTGTCTACGCACTGATCATAGCATAGAGATATAAATCATAATGTGATTTTTTTCACAATCAATTTTTATTTTTAAAATATTAATCATTTTGTTTTTTCTTTTTGCATTTTGAAGTAACGCGCGTTATAATATAAGTGAAAATAATCACAAAGTTTAAATTTCAAAAGAATGATGATCATACTATTAAATGTATGAATTTAACACAATATGCATTCAATTTGAATTTAGTAAATTTTTCCTTAAAACATGATGCAATCCGATTATTTTCGCGTATAATTGGGAGATGAAGGGGAGGACGAACATGAATAAATCTGCAGAAATTATGAGTACGAATGTCGAAGGAAACACCTCGTGTTTTTCGGAGATGAATATGGAACGTATGCTGGCCTATGCGACAGAGCGCAGCATC
It encodes the following:
- a CDS encoding glycoside hydrolase family 3 protein, which translates into the protein MNRIQLSDLTLDQKIGQLFIGGFHDIVPDEQVTILIEQYAMGGVIYFRRNIGTPQQIQELSASLQQIAIRQGLPPLLISIDQEGGMVSRIDREELSLIPGNMSLGAADDPKLTGQVAAISARELRTLGINLNLAPCIDVNNNPRNPVIGVRSYSEKPGKVAEHGAAAIMAMQAEQVAATAKHFPGHGDTDVDSHYGLASVPHGRNRLENVELLPFQRAIDVGVDLIMSAHVIFPAFETEQIPATLSAAVLTGLLREKMGFQGLIITDCLEMHAIAKHFPIPEAAVRSLQAGADLLLVSHTMSDQVAAIQAVRTAVDEGRLTEARIDESVQRILSLKARREMNRLISEQDDHTFRLHTTESENVLREAALRSITVVKDNGQLPLPTEQQGLVIWPQVTRETEVDEPAGHYASLSEALRSYHVMTDEMIIDAEVEDSQIAQVMQRAQTADFILMATYTSAGELPAGQARLTAALAALPDTPLIVISVRNPYDINHLPEVDTYICCYENRKYAIEALAAVLTGNQTPTGKLPVSLNPYYLAEI
- the pflA gene encoding pyruvate formate-lyase-activating protein: MVTGRVHSLETFGTVDGPGIRFVLFMQGCLMQCQYCHNPDTWNLDGGKVMQLEEVLAEIEPYLNYYRSSGGGLTVSGGEPTLQAPFVKALFKAVKERWNLHTTLDSNGYNDGEKIHELLEVTDLVMLDLKHINNEKHKKLTGVSNERTLKLAQWLSDHERKMWIRHVFVPGIHDAEEDLIALGEFIGTLKGVEKFEILPYHQMGIYKWQSLGRIYPLDGVPSPTDEEVERAYRLIEQGRRQATCV
- the pflB gene encoding formate C-acetyltransferase; translated protein: MSVIERNVMDQSQQDAWRGFNKGKWTNHVDTKNFIDENINPYLGNESFLAGPTQNTNDLWKIVSQLSKEERERGGVWDVDVNTPGSITSHGPGYLDKEKEQIVGVQTDEPFKRSIQPYGGIRMVIDACKAYGFEVPQSIVDTFTNIRKTHNQGVFDAYTAEIRAARKSGIVTGLPDAYGRGRIIGDYRRVALYGVDFLMKQKQQEHDQTIGEGMDEATIRLREEISEQYRALNELKQMAAAHGMDISKPAQNAKEAFQWLYFGYLAAVKEQNGAAMSLGRVSSFLDIYIQRDLQEGTLNEEQAQELVDHFVMKLRIVKFLRTPDYNDLFSGDPTWVTESIGGMAVDGTTRVTKSSFRFLHTLYNLGPAPEPNLTVLWSEKLPEGFKKYCAKVSIETSSIQYENDDLMRPIYGDDYGIACCVSAMRIGKQMQFFGARANLAKTLLYAINGGKDEKSGAQVGPEFPAITSEYLDYDEVIARYKPMMQWLSKVYMDALNIIHYMHDKYSYERIEMALHDRDILRTMACGIAGLSVAADSLSAIKYAKVKPIRNEQGIAVDFEIEGEFPCYGNNDDRVDQIAVELVETFMGMIRQHKTYREAVPTQSVLTITSNVVYGKKTGTTPDGRKAGEPFAPGANPMHGRDKKGALASLSSVAKLPYEHSLDGISNTFSIVPKALGKEEEIRKSNLVAMLDGYFGSDAHHLNVNVFDREQLIDAMDHPENYPQLTIRVSGYAVNFIKLTREQQLDVINRTFHNAM
- the adhE gene encoding bifunctional acetaldehyde-CoA/alcohol dehydrogenase, producing the protein MAVKNDATRTVEVTAQEEIQRMIDKANKAQAAFMKMNQEQIDEVVQAMALAGLDKHMYLAKLAVEETGRGVYEDKITKNIFATEYIYHSIKNEKTVGIIEDNAYDNFQKIAEPVGTIMGITPVTNPTSTTMFKALIAIKTRNPIIFGFHPSAQQCSKEAARILLEAAVKHGAPADCIQWIDNPSMDKTNALMNHPDVALILATGGGAMVKAAYSCGKPALGVGPGNVPAFIEKSADLKQAVTDLILSKSFDNGMICASEQAVIIEEPVFEQVKKLMIDNGCYFLSKEEVGKLTAGAMNVEKCAVNPAIVGQPATKIAEMSGITVPAGTKILVAELEGVGTKYPLSAEKLSPVLACYKVKTAEQGIERAAQIVEFGGMGHSSAIHSNNDEVIQKFADRLQTGRIIVNSPSTHGAIGDIYNTNLPSLTLGCGSYGRNSTSSNVTAVNLINVKRVARRTVNMQWFKIPSKVYFEKGSTQYLAKMPNISRVIIVTDPMMVQLGYVEKVEHYLRQRQTPVAIEVFSDVEPDPSTTTVERGRQMMERFQPDCIIALGGGSPMDAAKGMWLFYEYPDVEFDNLKQKFMDIRKRIYKYPHLGQKAQFVAIPTTSGTGSEVTSFAVITDKEKGNTKYPLADYELTPDVAIVDPEFVYSLPRVAVADTGMDVLTHAIEAYVSNMANDYTDGLAIKAIQLVFQYLEQSALQGDKLAREKMHNASTIAGMAFANAFLGINHSLAHKWGGQYHTAHGRTNAILMPHVIRYNAKKPTKFASFPKYSHFIADERYAEIARILGLPARTTEEGVTSLINAIRDLNRKLGIPESFEALGFDAKDFEAHVDYLADRAFEDQCTTANPKMPLVTELADVYRNAFYGKFE